Proteins co-encoded in one Marinomonas sp. IMCC 4694 genomic window:
- the rpsI gene encoding 30S ribosomal protein S9, translating into MSATQYYGTGRRKTSTARVFLKAGSGNLVINNRTLSQYFGRETAQMVVRQPLELVGATEKFDVYITVKGGGISGQAGAIRHGITRALMQYDETLRRTLRSAGFVTRDSREVERKKVGLRKARRRPQFSKR; encoded by the coding sequence ATGTCAGCTACTCAATACTACGGTACAGGTCGTCGTAAAACGTCTACCGCTCGTGTGTTCCTTAAAGCGGGTTCTGGTAACCTAGTTATCAATAACCGTACTCTTTCTCAGTACTTCGGTCGCGAAACGGCTCAAATGGTTGTTCGTCAGCCTCTTGAACTTGTTGGCGCTACTGAAAAATTTGACGTTTACATCACTGTTAAAGGTGGTGGTATCTCTGGTCAAGCTGGTGCGATCCGTCATGGTATCACACGTGCATTGATGCAATACGATGAGACTCTACGTCGTACTCTACGTTCTGCAGGATTCGTAACACGCGACTCTCGTGAAGTTGAACGTAAGAAAGTGGGTCTACGCAAAGCACGTCGTCGTCCTCAGTTCTCTAAGCGTTAA
- the rplM gene encoding 50S ribosomal protein L13: protein MKTFTAKPAEVRRDWFVVDAEGKTLGRLATEIARRLRGKHKAEYTPHVDTGDYIVVVNAEKIHVTGNKAAAKQYYRHTGYPGGLRSMNFEKLIDHAPQRVLEIAVKGMLPKGPLGRAMHKKMKVYAGTEHPHAAQQPQALNI from the coding sequence ATGAAAACTTTTACAGCTAAACCTGCTGAAGTTCGCCGCGACTGGTTCGTGGTTGATGCTGAAGGCAAAACATTAGGCCGCTTGGCTACTGAAATTGCTCGCCGTCTACGTGGTAAGCATAAAGCGGAATACACTCCACACGTTGATACAGGCGATTACATCGTTGTTGTTAACGCTGAGAAAATTCACGTTACTGGTAATAAAGCAGCGGCTAAACAATACTACCGCCATACTGGTTATCCAGGCGGCTTGCGTTCTATGAATTTCGAGAAGTTGATTGATCATGCTCCACAGCGTGTTCTTGAAATCGCCGTAAAAGGTATGTTGCCAAAAGGTCCATTGGGCCGTGCAATGCACAAGAAAATGAAAGTGTACGCTGGTACTGAGCATCCACATGCTGCTCAACAGCCTCAAGCCCTTAACATTTAA
- the zapE gene encoding cell division protein ZapE, which translates to MTPITRYKQDLTREDFSYDPAQEEAVEALQNLFDRIVARQAEKPSSGLLGRFLKKKPPVVEQGLYFWGGVGRGKTYLMDTFFDCLPTDRKMRLHFHRFMQMVHQELRKLHDVKNPLEIVGKQIADKAHVLCFDEFFVTDITDAMILAGLLEVLFENGTTLVATSNIAPDGLYKNGLQRARFLPAIELVKKHTKVMNIDGGIDYRLRTLKQAKLYHFPLSDSADKELHDRFTSLISDASHISEGGSAEIEGREIPLLRSCEGMAWFDIKALCDGPRSQVDYIEIARLYNTVIISNLPQMDASRDDLARRFINLVDEFYDRHVKVIFSAEVAIPDIYTGSRLSFEYDRTVSRLLEMQSEEYLSLEHRP; encoded by the coding sequence ATGACACCAATAACGCGTTATAAGCAAGATCTAACAAGAGAAGACTTCAGCTACGACCCAGCGCAAGAAGAGGCTGTCGAGGCGCTCCAAAATTTATTTGACCGTATTGTTGCCCGTCAGGCAGAAAAGCCATCAAGTGGTCTATTAGGGCGCTTTCTCAAAAAGAAGCCGCCCGTTGTTGAGCAAGGATTGTATTTTTGGGGTGGGGTAGGTCGTGGGAAAACCTATCTAATGGATACGTTTTTCGACTGTTTACCGACGGACAGAAAAATGCGGTTGCATTTTCATCGATTTATGCAAATGGTCCATCAAGAGCTTCGAAAGCTTCATGATGTCAAAAATCCCTTGGAAATTGTCGGGAAACAAATTGCAGACAAAGCTCACGTGCTTTGCTTTGATGAGTTTTTTGTGACGGATATAACCGATGCAATGATATTAGCTGGTTTGTTAGAGGTATTGTTTGAAAATGGTACGACCTTGGTGGCGACCTCTAATATTGCCCCAGATGGTTTGTATAAAAATGGTTTGCAGCGTGCGCGCTTTTTGCCTGCCATTGAGCTTGTGAAAAAACACACCAAGGTGATGAACATAGATGGGGGGATAGATTACCGTTTACGCACTTTGAAGCAGGCGAAATTGTATCATTTCCCATTAAGCGATTCGGCGGATAAAGAGCTGCATGATCGATTTACGAGCCTAATCTCTGATGCATCTCATATTTCAGAAGGGGGCTCGGCGGAAATAGAAGGTCGGGAAATTCCGTTATTGAGAAGTTGTGAGGGCATGGCTTGGTTTGACATCAAAGCCCTCTGCGACGGCCCACGGAGTCAGGTTGACTATATAGAAATAGCACGATTGTATAACACGGTAATTATTTCTAACTTACCTCAGATGGACGCTTCACGAGACGACTTAGCAAGGCGATTTATTAACTTGGTTGATGAGTTTTATGATCGCCATGTAAAGGTGATTTTCTCAGCTGAAGTGGCTATCCCAGACATTTATACCGGCAGCCGATTGAGTTTCGAGTACGACCGTACGGTCAGCCGATTATTAGAGATGCAATCTGAAGAATATTTGTCTTTGGAGCATCGTCCTTAA
- a CDS encoding ZapG family protein translates to MNLEEFNIIIFITGIIAGCIVTLAFKSITNKSNKQTNTNSNTITMKSLQQELDNKQVMIDNFFTDSSEHLSSIEKRIADLRSSLSDNASQLSHVKISKSLIVSNEEVSELPSMMEPPRDYALKNAQEPGMLSDTFGLDDKDADLEPRRNM, encoded by the coding sequence ATGAACTTAGAAGAATTCAACATCATTATCTTTATTACCGGCATCATTGCCGGCTGCATCGTTACACTCGCCTTTAAAAGCATTACCAATAAAAGCAACAAGCAAACCAACACAAACTCTAACACCATCACCATGAAGTCTTTACAACAAGAGTTGGACAATAAACAGGTGATGATTGACAATTTTTTCACTGACAGCAGTGAACATCTAAGCTCGATTGAAAAACGCATCGCAGACCTTAGAAGCAGCCTATCTGATAACGCCAGCCAATTAAGCCACGTTAAAATCAGCAAAAGCCTTATCGTAAGTAATGAGGAAGTATCAGAACTCCCCTCTATGATGGAACCACCAAGAGATTACGCGCTAAAAAATGCGCAAGAACCTGGCATGCTCAGTGATACGTTTGGCTTAGACGATAAAGACGCGGATCTTGAACCAAGACGTAACATGTAA
- a CDS encoding Nif3-like dinuclear metal center hexameric protein: protein MLRSEFELLLDKTLSPNRFKDYAPNGLQVEGKKDINRVVTGVTACQALIDAAIEYRADAIVVHHGYFWKNEDPRVVGMKYRRLAALIKNDINLYGYHLPLDAHPTLGNNAGLGDALGLVDREALQTGVPIEEGIGIVGSLLAPIAKADFYRLVTAAVNREVLFECVNEADIQRVALCTGGAQGYIEQAVSAGADVFITGEVSEQTIHIARELGIHFVAAGHHATERFGVKSIAKFLSEQHGLDAVFIDVDNPA from the coding sequence TTGCTGCGCAGTGAATTTGAGTTATTGCTTGATAAGACATTGAGTCCAAATCGTTTTAAAGATTATGCGCCCAATGGCTTACAGGTGGAAGGAAAAAAAGACATTAACCGAGTTGTTACGGGGGTGACGGCCTGTCAAGCGCTTATCGATGCTGCTATTGAGTACCGAGCGGATGCGATTGTTGTCCATCATGGCTATTTTTGGAAAAACGAAGACCCTCGTGTCGTAGGGATGAAGTATCGTCGCCTTGCTGCTTTGATTAAAAATGACATTAACTTGTATGGTTATCACCTGCCATTAGATGCGCACCCTACATTGGGCAACAATGCGGGGCTGGGGGATGCGCTGGGGCTTGTTGATCGAGAGGCGCTGCAGACGGGTGTGCCAATTGAAGAGGGTATTGGTATTGTTGGGTCTTTGCTTGCGCCGATTGCTAAAGCGGATTTTTACCGTTTAGTTACAGCGGCTGTAAATAGGGAAGTGTTATTTGAGTGCGTGAACGAGGCCGATATCCAGCGAGTGGCGCTTTGTACGGGCGGTGCGCAGGGCTATATTGAGCAAGCTGTATCCGCTGGGGCGGATGTATTTATTACCGGCGAAGTGTCTGAACAGACTATTCATATTGCAAGGGAGTTAGGCATTCATTTTGTTGCGGCGGGGCACCACGCTACCGAGCGTTTTGGTGTAAAATCTATAGCAAAATTTTTATCTGAACAGCATGGTTTAGACGCGGTATTTATCGACGTAGACAATCCGGCTTAA
- a CDS encoding S1C family serine protease yields the protein MNQKTTFTPIIISVLFGTCIGLTALLFQEKHRSENLGYSTPVRIAAPSVVNIYTQVAQSENINTTSSIKHSINLGSGVIASDDGFILTNHHVIQNAQSIVVALYDDRRVEATLIGSDPSTDLAVLKINLSDLPKIKMGNSRKVSVGDRILAIGNPFGIGQTVTSGIISAKGRNSIGLNTYENFLQTDAAINPGNSGGALVNLKGELIGISSAIYSSSGGSQGIGFATPVDDALDVMEDIIKHGEVVRGYLGMDAQKITPLLANNLSLPTNHGLLVSDITKESPAEKAGIEVGDIILKIDNYPSEDPFQIRRLIASLKPGTNISLVGIRGQQSYQTNILLEKQPTMQRINY from the coding sequence ATGAATCAAAAAACAACCTTCACACCTATCATTATTTCCGTACTTTTTGGCACTTGCATCGGCCTTACAGCATTGCTTTTTCAAGAAAAGCATAGGTCTGAAAACCTTGGGTATTCCACTCCCGTTCGCATTGCAGCACCCAGCGTCGTGAATATTTACACCCAAGTTGCTCAGAGTGAAAACATCAACACAACAAGCTCAATAAAGCACAGCATTAATCTGGGTTCTGGTGTGATCGCCAGCGATGACGGATTCATTCTAACCAACCACCATGTCATTCAGAACGCCCAAAGCATAGTTGTTGCACTGTATGATGATCGCCGAGTCGAAGCAACACTGATTGGCTCAGACCCTTCAACCGACCTCGCGGTATTAAAAATCAATCTTTCTGACCTTCCGAAGATAAAAATGGGCAACAGCCGAAAAGTCTCCGTCGGTGATCGTATTCTCGCCATAGGCAACCCATTTGGCATTGGTCAAACGGTCACATCGGGCATCATCAGTGCAAAAGGCCGCAACAGCATTGGCCTAAACACTTATGAAAATTTCTTACAAACCGATGCTGCGATTAACCCTGGCAACTCGGGAGGCGCCCTCGTTAATCTCAAGGGAGAATTGATTGGCATCAGCTCCGCTATTTATTCAAGTTCCGGTGGCTCACAAGGCATTGGCTTTGCCACCCCCGTTGATGATGCATTGGACGTCATGGAGGATATTATTAAACATGGCGAAGTAGTGAGAGGCTATTTGGGCATGGACGCGCAAAAAATAACACCTTTGTTGGCCAATAACTTATCCCTGCCAACCAATCACGGACTCCTAGTCAGCGACATCACCAAGGAAAGCCCTGCTGAAAAAGCAGGCATAGAAGTAGGCGACATCATTCTAAAAATAGACAACTATCCCAGTGAGGATCCCTTTCAAATACGAAGACTGATTGCCTCACTCAAACCAGGCACCAATATATCTTTGGTTGGCATCCGCGGACAACAGTCTTACCAAACGAATATATTGCTAGAAAAGCAACCCACAATGCAACGCATTAATTATTGA
- a CDS encoding polyketide cyclase → MKTDSHPAALYTLRKVTRILAIIILLLVAVGFLLPSDYRVERNIMIEAPRDLISDNLLRGDYLPEWMYIKNGTVLPFEGVLKEGDSAVLSYNAVNVHGFISVVELSSNVIRFDVQPKPKVDIVHNLIALQSTDSGTLVAWTIEGNLSAGLLSPYLAFFANDIAGANFEKSLQQLKDKIEVLVQ, encoded by the coding sequence ATGAAAACGGATTCTCATCCTGCTGCATTGTATACCTTAAGGAAAGTCACCCGCATATTGGCCATTATCATTCTTTTGTTAGTGGCGGTTGGCTTTTTATTGCCATCCGATTATCGTGTTGAGCGAAATATAATGATTGAAGCGCCTCGTGACCTGATATCTGACAATTTGTTGCGAGGTGATTATTTACCTGAATGGATGTACATTAAGAACGGAACCGTTTTGCCTTTTGAAGGTGTACTAAAAGAAGGTGATTCTGCTGTTTTGTCTTATAACGCGGTTAACGTTCATGGTTTCATTTCAGTCGTTGAGTTGTCTTCTAATGTTATTCGTTTTGACGTTCAGCCTAAGCCCAAAGTCGATATTGTCCACAACCTTATCGCATTGCAGTCAACTGACAGCGGTACACTTGTTGCTTGGACAATAGAAGGTAATTTGAGCGCGGGTTTGTTGAGTCCCTATTTAGCATTTTTTGCCAATGATATTGCCGGGGCTAATTTTGAAAAAAGCTTGCAGCAATTGAAAGATAAAATAGAGGTTCTTGTTCAATAA
- the hisD gene encoding histidinol dehydrogenase — protein MNLSIREFSSSSDGFRDELDALLAWDSVSDAGVQKTVSHIVEQVRLHGDRAVIEFTNRFDRRHVEHSSELEISREELALAKGRVSEELVVSLEAAAKRVHQYHERQKQPSWQYQETNGTVLGQKVTPLDRVGVYVPGGKAAYPSSVLMNVMPAKVAGVGEIIMVVPTPDGFVSDIVLAAAYIAGVDRVFTIGGAQAVAALAYGTETIPKVDKIVGPGNIYVATAKKMVFGVVGIDMIAGPSEILVVCDGKTDPDWIAMDLFSQAEHDEDAQSILISPDLDFIAAVKSAMERLIDTQSRKDIIKASLEGRGAFIHVKDLNDAMDIANIVAAEHLELSIDEPEKWVEKIRHAGAIFMGRHTPEALGDYCAGPNHVLPTSGTARFSSPLGVYDFQKRSSLIYCSPEGASELAKIASPLARGESLEAHAMSAEYRIIKDA, from the coding sequence TTGAACCTTTCTATTCGGGAATTTTCATCTAGTTCAGACGGCTTTCGTGATGAGCTAGACGCTTTGCTTGCATGGGACTCTGTTTCCGATGCAGGTGTTCAAAAAACTGTGTCGCATATCGTTGAGCAAGTTCGCTTGCACGGTGATCGTGCGGTTATTGAATTTACTAATCGTTTTGATCGTCGTCATGTTGAGCATTCGTCTGAACTTGAAATTTCCCGCGAAGAACTGGCCTTGGCTAAAGGTCGAGTAAGTGAAGAGCTTGTTGTTAGTTTAGAGGCGGCGGCAAAGCGCGTTCATCAATATCATGAACGTCAAAAGCAGCCCTCTTGGCAGTATCAAGAAACGAATGGAACCGTGCTAGGCCAGAAGGTTACGCCTTTGGATCGTGTCGGTGTTTATGTGCCCGGTGGTAAAGCCGCGTATCCTTCATCGGTACTCATGAATGTCATGCCGGCCAAAGTGGCGGGGGTTGGTGAAATAATCATGGTTGTGCCAACGCCCGATGGATTTGTGAGTGATATTGTCTTGGCGGCAGCATACATAGCGGGTGTTGATCGTGTTTTCACTATTGGTGGCGCGCAGGCGGTTGCCGCGTTAGCTTACGGTACTGAAACCATACCAAAGGTCGACAAAATAGTGGGGCCAGGCAATATTTATGTGGCGACCGCTAAGAAGATGGTTTTCGGTGTGGTCGGCATTGATATGATCGCAGGTCCTTCTGAAATATTAGTGGTTTGCGACGGTAAGACCGATCCGGATTGGATCGCCATGGATTTGTTTTCTCAAGCTGAACACGATGAAGATGCGCAGTCTATTTTGATTTCGCCTGATCTTGATTTTATTGCTGCAGTTAAAAGCGCCATGGAGCGTCTGATCGATACTCAAAGTCGAAAAGATATTATCAAGGCCTCTCTTGAAGGTCGTGGTGCGTTTATTCATGTTAAAGACCTAAATGACGCCATGGATATTGCGAATATTGTCGCAGCTGAGCATTTAGAGCTGTCGATTGATGAGCCGGAAAAATGGGTCGAAAAAATACGGCATGCTGGGGCTATTTTTATGGGGCGCCATACGCCTGAAGCATTAGGCGATTACTGTGCGGGACCAAATCATGTGTTGCCAACGTCTGGTACGGCAAGGTTTTCATCGCCACTTGGGGTTTATGACTTTCAAAAGCGCAGCTCGTTAATCTATTGTTCTCCTGAAGGGGCAAGTGAATTGGCAAAAATTGCGTCACCTTTGGCTCGTGGAGAATCCTTAGAAGCTCATGCCATGTCAGCAGAATACCGCATTATTAAGGACGCTTAA